The following coding sequences lie in one Anomaloglossus baeobatrachus isolate aAnoBae1 chromosome 7, aAnoBae1.hap1, whole genome shotgun sequence genomic window:
- the LOC142245675 gene encoding zymogen granule membrane protein 16-like isoform X2 has product MLALLCLLLGSSVASSVQSRRSSFVGEYGAGGGTAFSFSSEQLKGPITGLRVRENPSHIIGIQFKYGASWGPYYGNPSGTLLEILLHQGENITQVSGKVASYVNELVFVTSRGRILKFGQPSGNSFNDFPLFDGTVLRYVSGRYSSVLHSIGFHWGDNPK; this is encoded by the exons TGCAGTCCCGTCGCTCTTCCTTTGTGGGGGAGTACGGTGCAGGAGGGGGCACTGCATTCTCCTTCTCCTCGGAGCAGCTGAAGGGGCCGATAACTGGACTGCGAGTGCGGGAGAATCCAAGTCACATCATAGG GATCCAGTTCAAGTATGGCGCTAGCTGGGGACCTTATTATGGGAATCCATCAGGAACGCTCCTTGAGATCTTACTACATCAGGGGGAGAACATCACACAAGTGTCGGGGAAGGTGGCCTCCTACGTGAATGAGCTGGTCTTTGTGACAAGTCGAGGGAGAATACTTAAATTTGGGCAACCCTCAGGCAACAGCTTCAATGATTTCCCCCTGTTTGATGGCACCGTCCTCCGCTATGTGAGTGGCCGCTATTCATCCGTCCTCCATAGCATTGGTTTCCACTGGGGAGACAACCCGAAGTGA